In Haloterrigena turkmenica DSM 5511, a single genomic region encodes these proteins:
- a CDS encoding DEAD/DEAH box helicase, whose translation MGTVTRPQNDRPESPPIALRYEDGTVRIDGLESDALTAVREAVPDLAADPRTDGRRVPAFRYADLRAALVDATEDTDRIDDRVLELESPPNLHSAYELREYQREALSAWLETDRWRDGLGSGADPAPERAPAGVLELPTGSGKTVIALKAIERLAVPTLVVVPTIDLLEQWQRELEREFRCPIGRFGGGEQRLEPITVSTYDSAYLKADSVGDRFGLVVFDEVHHLGGEGYREIGRLLAAPARLGLTATFERPDGAHEVIAEIVGPLVHRVGADELAGDHLANYDIKRLAVSLTPDEREAYERNQEVFTDYLARSGIQMRSGSDYQELVKRSGSDPEAREALLARQRAREIMFGSAAKLEALDEILDDHRGERTIVFTAHNDLAYDVSERFLIPTITHQTGAAERREILERFREGTYTRIATSNVLDEGVDVPDASVAVVLSGSGSEREFTQRLGRILRPKTDGGRALLYEVVAEDTGEERIARRRRD comes from the coding sequence GTGGGGACCGTGACGCGGCCCCAGAACGACCGTCCGGAGTCGCCGCCGATCGCGCTCCGGTACGAGGACGGCACCGTCCGGATCGACGGCCTCGAGAGCGACGCGCTCACCGCCGTCCGCGAGGCGGTTCCCGACCTCGCGGCCGATCCGCGCACCGACGGGCGGCGCGTTCCCGCGTTTCGCTACGCCGACCTTCGGGCTGCCCTGGTGGACGCGACAGAAGACACCGACCGAATCGACGACCGAGTGCTGGAACTCGAGTCCCCTCCGAATCTCCACTCAGCGTACGAACTCCGCGAGTACCAACGCGAGGCGCTGTCGGCGTGGCTCGAGACGGACCGCTGGCGCGACGGCCTCGGATCCGGGGCCGATCCGGCCCCGGAACGAGCGCCCGCGGGCGTCCTCGAACTCCCGACGGGCAGCGGCAAGACGGTCATCGCGCTGAAGGCGATCGAGCGGCTCGCCGTGCCGACGCTCGTCGTCGTGCCGACGATCGACCTCCTCGAGCAGTGGCAGCGCGAACTCGAGCGAGAGTTTCGGTGTCCGATCGGACGCTTCGGCGGCGGCGAGCAGCGACTCGAGCCGATCACGGTCTCGACGTACGACTCGGCGTACCTGAAGGCTGACTCGGTCGGCGACCGCTTCGGACTGGTCGTCTTCGACGAGGTCCACCACCTCGGGGGCGAGGGCTACCGCGAGATCGGGCGCCTGCTCGCGGCGCCCGCCCGCCTCGGGCTCACGGCGACGTTCGAACGCCCCGACGGCGCCCACGAGGTGATCGCGGAGATCGTCGGGCCGCTCGTCCACCGCGTCGGGGCCGACGAACTGGCAGGCGACCACCTGGCGAACTACGATATCAAGCGCCTCGCGGTGTCGCTCACCCCCGACGAACGCGAGGCCTACGAGCGTAACCAGGAGGTGTTCACCGACTACCTCGCCCGATCGGGGATCCAGATGCGCAGCGGCTCGGACTACCAGGAACTGGTCAAGCGGTCGGGATCGGATCCGGAGGCCCGGGAGGCCCTGCTCGCTCGCCAGCGCGCACGAGAGATCATGTTCGGCAGCGCGGCCAAACTCGAGGCCCTCGATGAAATCCTCGACGACCACCGCGGCGAGCGGACGATCGTCTTCACGGCCCACAACGACCTCGCGTACGACGTCAGCGAACGATTTCTGATACCGACGATCACCCACCAGACCGGCGCCGCCGAGCGACGGGAGATCTTAGAGCGCTTTCGGGAGGGGACCTACACCCGAATCGCGACCTCGAACGTCTTGGACGAGGGGGTCGACGTCCCCGACGCGTCGGTCGCAGTGGTGCTCTCGGGCAGCGGCAGCGAACGGGAGTTCACCCAGCGACTCGGTCGAATCCTCCGCCCGAAAACCGACGGCGGTCGCGCGCTCCTCTACGAGGTCGTCGCCGAGGACACCGGCGAGGAACGGATCGCGAGACGGCGCCGTGACTGA
- a CDS encoding ribbon-helix-helix domain-containing protein gives MSRSSSPDDIVAEPTHSRLEDGPTLDRVTFRATDEQLAALESLVDDGVYHSRSEALRAGVRQLLERHRRLEPDDESRDGSASE, from the coding sequence GTGTCGCGTAGCTCGTCGCCCGACGATATCGTCGCCGAGCCCACTCACTCTCGACTCGAGGACGGTCCAACGCTCGACCGTGTCACCTTCCGTGCCACGGACGAGCAGCTCGCGGCCCTCGAGTCGCTCGTCGACGACGGCGTCTACCACTCCCGGAGCGAAGCCCTCCGGGCCGGCGTCCGACAGCTCCTCGAGCGACACCGAAGGCTCGAGCCCGACGACGAGAGTCGGGACGGTTCCGCCTCGGAATAG
- the dnaK gene encoding molecular chaperone DnaK, which produces MASNKILGIDLGTTNSAFAVMEGGDPEIIVNSEGERTTPSVVAFTDDERLVGKPAKNQAVQNPEKTIQSIKRHIGEEDYTVEIEDEEYTPEQISAMILQKIKRDAEDYLGDEIEKAVITVPAYFSDRQRQATKDAGEIAGFEVERIINEPTAASMAYGLDDDSDQTVLVYDLGGGTFDVSILDLGGGVYEVVATNGDNDLGGDDWDEAIIDWLAEEFEEEHGIDLRDDRQALQRLKDAAEEAKIELSSRKETEINLPFITATDDGPIHLEESLTRAKFESLTSDLIDRTVEPTEQALEDAGYEKDDIDEVLLVGGSTRMPQVEEKVEELTGKEPQKNVNPDEAVALGAAIQGGVLGGEVDDIVLLDVTPLSLGIEVKGGLFERLIEKNTTIPTEESKIFTTAADNQTSVQVRVFQGERELAEKNELLGEFHLTGIPPAPAGTPQIEVTFSIDENGIVNVSAEDKGSGESEEITIEGGAGLSDSEIEKMQEEAEKHAEEDKQKRERIEARNTAEATIQRAETLLEENDEEVDDDLRADIEAAIEDLEETIDDGDADAEDIEAATEDLSKELQEIGKQIYQEAGAAGAGGAGGAAGGAAGASMGGGPNPGPDAGAAAGGEDEEFVDADFEDVQEDDDE; this is translated from the coding sequence ATGGCGAGCAACAAAATTCTCGGAATCGACCTCGGGACGACGAACAGCGCCTTCGCGGTGATGGAAGGCGGCGATCCGGAGATCATCGTCAACTCCGAAGGCGAACGGACGACGCCCTCCGTCGTCGCCTTTACCGACGACGAGCGACTCGTCGGGAAGCCGGCGAAGAACCAGGCCGTTCAGAACCCCGAGAAGACGATTCAGTCGATCAAGCGCCACATCGGCGAAGAGGACTACACCGTCGAGATCGAGGACGAGGAGTACACGCCCGAACAGATCTCGGCGATGATCCTCCAGAAGATCAAGCGCGACGCCGAGGACTATCTGGGCGACGAGATCGAGAAGGCCGTCATCACGGTCCCGGCGTACTTCTCGGACCGACAGCGCCAGGCGACCAAGGACGCCGGCGAGATCGCCGGCTTCGAGGTCGAGCGCATCATCAACGAGCCGACGGCCGCCTCGATGGCCTACGGCCTCGACGACGATTCCGACCAGACCGTTCTCGTCTACGACCTCGGTGGCGGCACGTTCGACGTTTCTATTCTCGATCTCGGCGGCGGCGTCTACGAGGTCGTCGCGACCAACGGTGACAACGACCTCGGCGGCGACGACTGGGACGAGGCCATCATCGACTGGCTCGCCGAGGAGTTCGAGGAGGAACACGGCATCGACCTCCGTGACGACCGACAGGCTCTCCAGCGGCTCAAGGACGCCGCCGAGGAGGCCAAGATCGAACTCTCCTCGCGCAAGGAGACCGAGATCAACCTGCCGTTCATCACGGCGACCGACGACGGCCCGATCCACCTCGAGGAATCGCTCACTCGCGCCAAGTTCGAGTCGCTGACCAGCGACCTCATCGACCGCACCGTCGAACCGACCGAGCAGGCCCTCGAGGACGCGGGCTACGAGAAGGACGACATCGACGAAGTCCTCCTCGTCGGCGGCTCTACGCGAATGCCCCAGGTCGAGGAGAAGGTCGAGGAACTGACGGGCAAGGAGCCCCAGAAGAACGTCAACCCCGACGAGGCCGTCGCGCTGGGCGCGGCGATTCAGGGCGGCGTCCTCGGCGGCGAGGTCGACGACATCGTCCTGCTCGACGTCACGCCCCTCTCGCTCGGTATCGAGGTCAAGGGCGGTCTCTTCGAGCGCCTCATCGAGAAGAACACGACGATCCCGACCGAGGAGTCGAAGATCTTCACCACGGCGGCGGACAACCAGACCTCCGTGCAGGTCCGGGTCTTCCAGGGTGAGCGCGAACTGGCCGAGAAGAACGAACTGCTCGGCGAGTTCCACCTGACCGGCATCCCGCCGGCCCCCGCCGGAACGCCCCAGATCGAGGTCACGTTCTCCATCGACGAGAACGGGATCGTCAACGTCTCCGCCGAGGACAAGGGCTCCGGCGAGAGCGAGGAGATCACCATCGAGGGCGGCGCCGGGCTCTCCGACTCCGAGATCGAGAAGATGCAGGAGGAGGCCGAGAAACACGCCGAGGAAGACAAGCAGAAGCGCGAGCGTATCGAGGCTCGCAACACCGCCGAGGCGACGATCCAGCGCGCCGAGACCCTCCTCGAGGAGAACGACGAGGAGGTCGACGACGATCTCCGCGCCGACATCGAGGCCGCGATCGAGGATCTCGAGGAGACGATCGACGACGGCGACGCCGACGCCGAGGACATCGAGGCCGCGACCGAGGACCTGAGCAAGGAACTCCAGGAAATCGGCAAGCAGATCTACCAGGAGGCCGGCGCCGCGGGCGCCGGCGGCGCTGGTGGTGCGGCCGGTGGCGCAGCGGGCGCCAGCATGGGCGGCGGTCCGAACCCCGGTCCCGACGCCGGCGCGGCTGCCGGCGGCGAGGACGAGGAGTTCGTCGACGCCGACTTCGAAGACGTCCAAGAAGACGACGACGAGTAA
- a CDS encoding four-helix bundle copper-binding protein — translation MALTQIDHVSENEKMQECIDNCFEAAQACEWCADECAGEGEEMAECLRLCRDVADLTTMHARFMARNSNYSAELAEACAGACEECAEECERHDAEHCQVCADALRECAETCRDMASA, via the coding sequence ATGGCACTGACTCAGATCGACCACGTCAGCGAGAACGAGAAGATGCAGGAGTGCATCGACAACTGCTTCGAAGCCGCGCAGGCCTGCGAGTGGTGTGCCGACGAGTGCGCCGGCGAGGGCGAGGAGATGGCCGAGTGTCTTCGACTCTGTCGCGACGTCGCCGACTTGACGACGATGCACGCGCGGTTCATGGCCCGCAACTCGAATTACAGCGCGGAACTCGCCGAAGCCTGCGCCGGCGCCTGTGAGGAATGCGCTGAGGAGTGTGAACGCCACGACGCCGAGCACTGTCAGGTCTGTGCGGACGCCCTCCGCGAGTGCGCGGAGACCTGCCGAGACATGGCGTCGGCCTGA
- the grpE gene encoding nucleotide exchange factor GrpE codes for MSEDEGTDAPAQGVPSEDHSGDADPSDSESTTDADESAVNADATKTETDSSNSSAAGEGSEEHAGDESSADATGETASRPETSDDVQQLLDRVTEYDDELAHKVNAIVEEARELNGTVSDQREELEDLTERVEEQAATIEELQDELEAREERLEETEDEVEDLKSRLKRKQADFQNYKKRAKKRQEQIKDRATEDLVERLLGVRDNLKRALEEDSDDADSLREGVEMTLREFDRILEDENVSEIDPDPGTETDPQRHEVMMQVDSAQPEGTVADVYTPGYEMGDKVIQNAQVTVSNGELEDGADDGTGESDEAADDGSTAGSDGDESDESDDESEGAIELGGEVADEDGGTESDEATADSE; via the coding sequence ATGAGCGAAGACGAGGGCACGGACGCTCCCGCCCAGGGTGTCCCGTCCGAGGACCACTCCGGCGACGCCGATCCGTCCGACAGCGAATCGACGACGGACGCCGACGAATCGGCCGTCAACGCCGACGCGACGAAGACGGAGACCGACTCGTCGAACTCGTCGGCCGCCGGCGAGGGCTCGGAGGAGCACGCGGGCGACGAATCGAGCGCGGACGCGACCGGCGAGACGGCGTCGCGACCCGAAACGAGCGACGACGTCCAGCAACTCCTCGATCGCGTCACGGAGTACGACGACGAACTCGCGCACAAGGTCAACGCGATCGTCGAGGAGGCCCGGGAGCTGAACGGGACCGTCTCCGACCAGCGCGAGGAACTCGAGGACCTGACCGAACGCGTCGAGGAACAGGCCGCGACGATCGAGGAGCTTCAGGACGAACTCGAGGCCCGCGAGGAGCGACTCGAGGAGACCGAAGACGAGGTCGAGGACCTGAAGAGCCGGCTGAAGCGCAAACAGGCCGACTTCCAGAACTACAAGAAGCGGGCCAAGAAGCGCCAGGAGCAGATCAAAGACCGCGCGACCGAGGACCTCGTCGAGCGACTGCTCGGCGTCCGGGACAACCTGAAACGCGCCCTCGAGGAGGACAGCGACGACGCCGACAGCCTCCGCGAGGGCGTCGAGATGACCCTCCGGGAGTTCGACCGCATCCTCGAGGACGAGAACGTCTCGGAAATCGACCCCGACCCCGGTACCGAGACCGATCCACAGCGCCACGAGGTCATGATGCAAGTCGACAGCGCCCAGCCCGAAGGGACCGTCGCCGACGTCTACACCCCCGGCTACGAGATGGGCGACAAGGTCATCCAGAACGCGCAGGTGACCGTTTCCAACGGCGAACTCGAGGACGGCGCGGACGACGGGACGGGCGAGAGCGACGAGGCTGCGGACGACGGATCGACGGCCGGTTCCGACGGGGACGAATCGGACGAGTCGGACGACGAGAGCGAGGGTGCGATCGAACTCGGCGGTGAGGTCGCAGACGAGGACGGCGGAACCGAGTCCGACGAAGCGACCGCCGACTCGGAGTGA
- a CDS encoding halocin C8-like domain-containing protein has protein sequence MPEDSEKSSPLTRRKVLKGTAASSVAIGTFSGIGAGSVGDITGEIEEINEYKKTNIVSRVRQSNEYRAYDEYFDNHGRIDILDDPSVHEITDSKTAEDRTGTIVSFPLEFSDSSVDADLTFTLEDESIIYSKALMSEPIAEETYEITEFRLHNGEIKKTTTEATLENGRIITSISDRDGLVTPSGRNGVSCGQCTTIMKELCRVGCSANTGLICAGVSFVGTPLLGIGCGVAATMICAHVAVPNDCTVSDSLKHENLCEEGGFC, from the coding sequence ATGCCAGAAGATAGCGAAAAGAGCTCCCCACTCACTCGTCGGAAGGTTTTGAAAGGCACTGCAGCAAGTTCAGTTGCTATAGGCACATTCAGTGGTATAGGTGCTGGTTCCGTAGGTGATATAACCGGTGAGATAGAAGAAATAAATGAATATAAGAAAACAAATATCGTGTCAAGAGTTCGCCAATCAAACGAATATAGGGCCTATGATGAGTACTTCGACAATCATGGTCGAATCGATATTCTAGACGATCCATCCGTCCATGAAATAACGGATAGTAAAACTGCAGAAGATAGAACAGGAACGATAGTTTCGTTTCCATTAGAGTTCTCTGATTCATCGGTCGATGCTGACCTTACATTCACTCTTGAAGATGAATCTATCATATACTCTAAAGCGTTGATGTCGGAGCCCATAGCCGAAGAGACATACGAAATAACTGAATTTCGACTACATAATGGAGAGATAAAGAAGACAACTACTGAAGCCACATTGGAAAATGGTAGGATTATCACTTCCATTAGTGATCGTGATGGACTTGTGACTCCTTCGGGTCGGAATGGTGTTAGCTGTGGCCAATGTACAACGATAATGAAGGAATTGTGTAGGGTTGGATGCAGCGCCAATACGGGACTTATCTGTGCAGGAGTCAGTTTCGTCGGTACGCCTCTGCTCGGGATCGGCTGTGGGGTTGCTGCGACGATGATTTGCGCTCATGTTGCAGTCCCGAATGACTGTACTGTCAGCGATAGCCTTAAGCACGAAAACCTTTGTGAAGAAGGTGGGTTCTGCTAA
- a CDS encoding SPW repeat domain-containing protein: protein MDATTKVTAGGNGILGGWLIAAPFVFGAPAVSRWNDVVVGTVVLLVVGYDRIGTDGRGPASATGARLVAILGLWLLLAPFVLGFGGLPLWNDVAAGTVVTSFGSYDAYASAAGHERSVRGTAE, encoded by the coding sequence ATGGACGCGACAACGAAAGTGACCGCCGGCGGGAACGGGATACTCGGGGGCTGGCTGATCGCGGCCCCGTTCGTCTTCGGGGCACCAGCGGTCAGTCGCTGGAACGACGTTGTCGTCGGCACGGTAGTGCTGCTCGTCGTCGGCTACGACCGCATTGGAACCGACGGCCGAGGTCCCGCGAGCGCGACCGGTGCGAGACTCGTCGCGATCCTCGGGCTCTGGCTCCTCCTCGCCCCGTTCGTCCTCGGCTTCGGGGGGCTGCCCCTGTGGAACGACGTCGCCGCGGGGACCGTCGTGACGAGTTTCGGCAGCTACGACGCGTACGCTTCGGCCGCCGGCCACGAGCGGTCCGTTCGCGGCACCGCCGAATAG
- the dnaJ gene encoding molecular chaperone DnaJ translates to MSEDFYDVLGVDQDASAEEIKQAYRQKATEYHPDVSDDPDAEEKFKKIQKAKKVLTDEEKRSAYDRMGHDRYEQAEKHGFDASEGGAGGMGGGPFGGMGGGGGMGGGGLGDIFEQVFGGGGGGRGRRRPRKGRDLRTELEIDLEEAYEGVQKQFTVERPEECDVCEGEGHPPEADSQTCPECQGRGQVTQVQQTPLGRVQQTTTCPRCEGDGTLYSESCDECRGEGYVRNEAQLTVEVPAGIQEGQTLRMEREGAPSPEGGRHGDLLIDVSVRDHEEFEREGDDLQYRLPISFPQATFGDTVEIPTLSGAVELDIPKGTQSGETFRLEGEGMPRLRGRGHGDLHVQVQVVTPESLNEEQREALEAFAEAGGDEIEVNEGFFEKIKRAF, encoded by the coding sequence ATGAGCGAGGACTTCTACGACGTACTCGGTGTGGACCAGGACGCGTCCGCCGAGGAGATCAAACAGGCCTACCGGCAGAAGGCCACCGAATATCATCCGGACGTGAGCGACGACCCCGACGCCGAGGAGAAATTCAAGAAGATCCAGAAGGCGAAGAAGGTCCTCACCGACGAGGAAAAGCGCAGCGCGTACGACCGCATGGGCCACGACCGCTACGAGCAGGCCGAGAAACACGGCTTCGACGCCAGCGAGGGCGGTGCCGGCGGGATGGGCGGCGGCCCGTTCGGCGGGATGGGCGGCGGTGGCGGCATGGGCGGCGGCGGTCTCGGCGACATCTTCGAGCAGGTCTTCGGCGGCGGTGGCGGCGGGCGCGGCCGCCGGCGACCGCGCAAGGGTCGGGACCTGCGAACCGAACTCGAGATCGACTTAGAGGAGGCCTACGAGGGCGTTCAAAAGCAGTTCACCGTCGAGCGACCCGAGGAGTGCGACGTCTGTGAGGGCGAGGGCCATCCGCCGGAGGCGGACTCCCAGACCTGCCCGGAGTGTCAGGGCCGGGGTCAGGTGACGCAGGTCCAGCAGACGCCGCTTGGCCGAGTCCAGCAGACGACCACCTGTCCGCGCTGTGAAGGCGACGGAACGCTGTACTCCGAGTCCTGCGACGAGTGTCGGGGCGAGGGCTACGTCCGCAACGAGGCCCAGTTGACCGTCGAAGTCCCCGCCGGTATTCAGGAGGGCCAGACGCTTCGGATGGAGCGCGAGGGCGCGCCGAGTCCCGAAGGCGGCCGGCACGGCGACCTCCTGATCGACGTCTCGGTTCGGGACCACGAGGAGTTCGAACGCGAGGGCGACGACCTCCAGTACCGGCTCCCCATCTCGTTCCCGCAGGCCACCTTCGGCGACACCGTCGAAATCCCGACGCTTTCCGGCGCCGTCGAACTCGACATTCCGAAGGGAACCCAGAGCGGCGAGACCTTCCGTCTCGAGGGCGAGGGGATGCCCCGACTGCGCGGCCGCGGGCACGGCGACCTCCACGTGCAGGTGCAGGTCGTTACCCCCGAGAGCTTAAACGAGGAACAGCGCGAGGCCCTCGAGGCGTTCGCCGAGGCCGGCGGCGACGAGATCGAGGTCAACGAAGGCTTCTTCGAGAAGATCAAGCGAGCGTTCTAG